The proteins below are encoded in one region of Meriones unguiculatus strain TT.TT164.6M chromosome 18, Bangor_MerUng_6.1, whole genome shotgun sequence:
- the Znf106 gene encoding zinc finger protein 106 isoform X2, with protein sequence MEMDEHMRSMLHHRELENLKGRDSSHECRVCRVTEVGLSAYAKHISGQLHKDNVDAQEREDDGKEEEEEDYFDKELIQLIQERKEQSRQDEPSGNSQEINSEDRQPQWRREERIPYQDRESYNQPARHHRGPAQRDWKWEKDGFNNARKNSFPHSLRNSGGPRGSSGWHKGAARGASTWFHSHSNSGGGWHPNNGMVDWNYNGAGRNSGWHSEGTGGFSSWHMNNSNGNWKSSVRGTNSWNYNSPGDKFQQGRNRNSNYQMEDMTKMWNKKSNKPSKYNQERYKWQWQDSDKAGKYRGPSEGFASDTFPSEGLLEFSFEQRESQTSKQTDTSASKINGKSGGLARERFRRWKPYPSQKTPDLQSALKEVIGNKSETVDKPLFNFSLITAGLQEPDDKTSNAEVPKMRKEVRPGSPSQKALSDSTASYEAVRACPTAEQSEPLRKSNKIPLLKSPLLPLPTPKSASHKHNLKNHSKNSETKSFSPGDCSQLLNKSTLEGSHGSPYTSKSHGLCPDVLKGNKTVSGTQKEPDEKLNDTSQKAQEVQQCPKTLQSLPLSMPRSTENHARESRNVEESPKDSVSTEFQVRSAENDGAAANPEKHGLKNEGVASVTTEVESCSAHSEDKEQGNQILGPSGNLSTSPHNTTVHHKEAELQVTAAASPQSGSLLDLKTSLEEAQASSLVKSDGPFETESFEGTSLDAELQKNDISNQPPGTLLPELSKLGFPASLQRDLSRHISLKSKTATHLPEPNLNSARRIRNVSGHRKSETEKESGLKPTLRQILNPSRRNVNWEQVIQQVTKKKQELGKGLPRFGIEMVPLVQSEQEVLALDEEPDLSSLEGFQWEGVSISSSSGLARKRSLSESSVIVDRTPVYSFFGEEGTGKENEPQQRATPSTALSAAQGQKAALCLEQDAAPLTASVRTGEKVGSLPTQRRHSAQLPSDHLIPFMHSARDLHSQERSTPLSEHRAQESTGEGNSLSSNASSGRAVSSLADAATDSSCTSGAEQNDSHSVRKKRRATGDGSSPELPSLERKNKRRKIKGKKERSQVDQLLSISLREEELSKSLQCMDNNLLQARAALQTAYVEVQRLLMLKQQITMEMSALRTHRIQILQGLQETYEPSEHPDQAPCSLTVREQRSSRSQASLESTLLPAPFSPGFLEPPPSHVPPPSTGTPLQITTSTLQAHATVPDSSVQIKQEPMSPEQEGNMNAVPQGPASNVSKELLQTNRVVSDSSPAYPAIPAAITSASTESCQGANQDLNFSVEQGNSRSRGNSPSCQSPDLPGINRGEESAKGSSGSEEGSSSFLRLSFTPETPAEKETHSPADQPEQRAESSLPSVETRGSKKKKKLRKRKTLRAAHAPDNSDTEQDMFTAKPTRKVKTGKPAKGGKVTTSSWEDSRTGREQETARDEPDSESSLEVLEVPNPQLDVVAIDSSESGDEKPDSPSKKDAWNSAEQNTIETARSGCDEVSSTSELGTRYKDGIPVSVAETQTVISSIKASKNSSEISSEPGDEDEPTEGSFEGHQAAVNAIQIFGNLLYTCSADTTVRVYNLVSRKCIGVFEGHISKVNCLLVTHTSGKNSVLYTGSSDHTIRCYNVKTRECMEQLQLEDRVLCLHNRWRILYAGLANGTVVTFNVKNNKRQDVFECHGPRAVSCLATAQEGARKLLVVGSYDCTISVRDARNGLLLRTLEGHSKTVLCMKVVNDLVFSGSSDQSVHAHNIHTGELVRIYKGHNHAVTVVNILGKVMVTACLDKFVRVYELQSHDRLQVYGGHKDMIMCMTIHKSVIYTGCYDGSIQAVRLNLMQNYRCWWHGCTLIFGVVDHLKQHLLTDHTNPNFQTLKCRWKNCDAFFTARKGSKQDAAGHIERHAEDDSKIDS encoded by the exons GGACAGTAGTCATGAGTGCCGAGTGTGCCGGGTCACAGAAGTGGGTCTCTCTGCATATGCAAAGCACATTTCTGGCCAGTTGCACAAAGATAATGTTGATGCCCAGGAAAGAGAAGATGacggaaaggaagaggaagaggaagattatTTTGACAAGGAACTCATTCAGTtaatacaagaaagaaaagagcaaagtCG ACAAGATGAACCTTCTGGTAACAGCCAAGAAATAAATTCAGAAGATAGGCAACCCCAGTGGAGACGAGAAGAGCGAATCCCTTACCAAGACAGAGAGAGCTATAATCAACCGGCAAGGCACCATCGTGGGCCTGCACAAAGGGACTGGAAATGGGAGAAGGATGGCTTCAACAATGCTAGGAAAAATAGCTTTCCACATTCTCTGAGGAACAGCGGTGGGCCACGAGGAAGTTCTGGGTGGCATAAAGGTGCTGCAAGAGGCGCTTCGACCTGGTTCCACAGTCACAGTAACTCCGGAGGAGGTTGGCATCCAAACAATGGGATGGTGGATTGGAATTATAATGGTGCAGGAAGGAATTCCGGTTGGCATTCTGAAGGAACAGGTGGCTTTTCCAGCTGGCACATGAACAACAGTAACGGAAACTGGAAGTCCAGTGTGCGGGGTACAAATAGTTGGAATTACAATAGCCCTGGAGACAAATTTCAACAGGGCAGAAACAGAAATTCTAACTACCAAATGGAAGACATGACCAAGATGTGGAACAAGAAATCTAATAAGCCAAGCAAGTACAATCAGGAGAGATATAAGTGGCAATGGCAAGACAGTGACAAAGCTGGCAAGTATAGAGGTCCTTCTGAGGGATTTGCAAGTGACACATTTCCTTCGGAAGGTTTACTTGAGTTCAGTTTTGAGCAACGAGAAAGTCAAACCTCTAAACAAACAGACACATCAGCCTCAAAAATTAATGGGAAGAGTGGCGGCTTAGCAAGGGAAAGGTTCCGCCGCTGGAAACCCTACCCTTCCCAGAAGACCCCGGATTTACAGTCAGCCCTGAAAGAAGTCATTGGCAACAAGTCAGAAACGGTGGACAAGCCTCTCTTCAACTTTAGCTTAATCACTGCAGGACTACAAGAACCAGATGATAAGACAAGTAATGCTGAAGTGCCTAAAATGCGAAAAGAAGTACGTCCTGGTTCTCCCAGTCAGAAAGCCCTTTCTGACAGCACGGCTTCCTATGAGGCCGTGAGAGCCTGCCCCACTGCCGAACAGTCTGAGCCACTGCGGAAGTCAAATAAGATTCCATTATTGAAATCCCCACTCCTTCCGCTTCCAACCCCTAAATCAGCTTCTCATAAGCATAATTTAAAGAACCACTCAAAAAACAGTGAAACAAAATCCTTTTCTCCTGGAGATTGTTCACAGCTCCTGAACAAATCCACCTTAGAAGGTAGCCATGGTTCTCCCTACACGTCCAAATCACATGGTTTATGTCCTGATGTTTTAAAGGGGAATAAAACTGTATCAGGCACTCAGAAAGAACCAGATGAAAAGTTAAATGATACATCACAGAAAGCCCAAGAGGTGCAACAGTGTCCCAAAACACTGCAAAGCCTACCCCTTAGCATGCCCAGAAGTACTGAGAACCATGCCAGAGAAAGTAGGAATGTAGAAGAGTCTCCAAAAGACTCTGTGAGCACTGAGTTTCAGGTACGCTCAGCTGAAAATGATGGAGCAGCAGCCAATCCAGAAAAGCATGGCCTGAAAAACGAAGGTGTAGCTTCAGTAACTACAGAGGTTGAGTCCTGCAGCGCTCACAGTGAGGATAAGGAGCAAGGGAACCAGATCCTGGGACCATCTGGGAACCTCTCCACCTCCCCACATAATACCACAGTTCACCACAAAGAGGCTGAGTTACAGGTGACAGCAGCAGCCAGTCCACAGTCTGGCTCACTGCTAGACCTGAAGACCTCTCTAGAAGAGGCACAAGCTAGCAGCCTTGTTAAATCTGATGGACCTTTTGAAACAGAAAGCTTTGAGGGCACTAGCTTGGATGCAGAGCTTCAAAAAAACGATATCAGTAATCAGCCCCCAGGCACACTCCTGCCCGAACTAAGTAAACTTGGTTTTCCTGCCTCACTCCAGAGAGATCTAAGCCGGCACATCAGTTTGAAAAGCAAAACTGCAACACATCTCCCAGAGCCAAACCTCAATAGTGCTCGACGTATTCGCAATGTTAGTGGACATCGAAAAAGTGAAACAGAGAAGGAGTCTGGCCTTAAGCCAACCCTGCGGCAGATTCTGAATCCATCTCGGAGAAATGTCAACTGGGAACAGGTCATTCAACAAGTAACCAAGAAAAAGCAAGAGCTGGGCAAAGGTTTACCCAG gtttggCATAGAAATGGTACCTTTGGTTCAGAGTGAACAGGAAGTCTTGGCTTTAGATGAGGAGCCTGATCTGTCCAGTCTAGAAGGATTCCAGTGGGAAGGTGTTTCCATTTCCTCATCCTCTGGTTTGGCAAGAAAGCGAAGCCTTTCTGAAAGCAGCGTGATCGTGGACAGGACTCCTGTGTACAGCTTCTTTGGTGAGGAAggtactggcaaagaaaatgAACCCCAGCAGAGAGCTACACCTAGTACGGCACTGAGTGCTGCGCAGGGTCAAAAGGCAGCCCTGTGTCTTGAGCAGGATGCAGCCCCTCTGACTGCCTCTGTCAGAACGGGTGAAAAGGTCGGCAGCCTTCCTACCCAAAGGCGACACAGTGCGCAGCTACCATCTGATCACTTAATACCTTTCATGCATTCAGCCAGAGACCTGCACAGCCAGGAGAGGTCTACACCACTGTCGGAGCATCGTGCCCAGGAGAGCACTGGAGAGGGAAATTCACTCTCATCAAATGCATCTTCAGGTCGCGCCGTCTCCAGCTTAGCAGATGCAGCCACTGACAGCAGCTGCACCTCTGGCGCCGAGCAAAACGACAGCCACAGCGTTAGAAAGAAGCGAAGAGCCACTGGG gaTGGATCATCCCCTGAACTACCAAGTcttgagagaaaaaataaaagaaggaaaattaaaggaaagaaag AACGTTCTCAGGTTGACCAGCTACTAAGCATTTCGTTGAGAGAGGAAGAACTGAGCAAGTCGCTGCAGTGCATGGATAACAACCTCCTGCAGGCGCGTGCCGCTCTGCAGACGGCCTACGTGGAGGTTCAGAGGCTGCTCATGCTCAAGCAGCAG ATAACCATGGAGATGAGTGCGCTGCGGACCCACAGAATACAGATTCTACAAGGATTGCAAG AAACATATGAACCTTCTGAGCACCCAGACCAAGCTCCCTGTAGCCTCACAGTACGAGAACAAAGGAGCAGCCGATCTCAGGCATCTCTTGAGAGCACACTGCTGCCTGCTCCCTTTTCCCCAGGGTTTCTGGAGCCACCTCCTTCCCATGTGCCTCCACCGTCCACTGGAACCCCTCTCCAAATAACCACATCTACCCTCCAAGCCCATGCTACTGTCCCTGACTCATCGGTTCAGATTAAACAAGAGCCCATGTCTCCTGAACAAGAGGGGAATATGAACGCTGTGCCTCAAGGCCCTGCTTCCAATGTGTCCAAGGAATTACTACAGACTAATA GAGTGGTCAGTGACAGCTCTCCAGCTTACCCAGCCATCCCTGCAGCAATAACATCAGCGTCAACAGAAAGTTGCCAGGGGGCTAACCAAGATCTGAATTTTTCTGTGGAGCAAGGAAATTCCAGAAGCAGAGGAAACTCTCCCTCTTGCCAGTCTCCCGATCTTCCCGGCATAAACAGAGGTGAAGAGTCAGCCAAAGGCAGCAGTGGTTCTGAAGAGGGTAGCAGTTCCTTTCTAAGATTGTCTTTTACTCCGGAAACTCCTGCGGAGAAGGAAACTCACTCTCCAGCTGACCAGCCTGAGCAAAGGGCAGAATCCTCACTGCCATCAGTTGAAACTAGAGggagcaagaagaagaagaaacttcGGAAGAGGAAAACCCTGCGGGCTGCCCACGCTCCTGACAACAGCGACACCGAGCAAGACATGTTCACTGCCAAGCCCACAAGAAAGGTAAAAACTGGAAAGCCAGCTAAAGGGGGGAAAGTGACAACCTCCTCCTGGGAAGACAGCAGAACCGGGCGGGAGCAAGAAACCGCCAGAGATGAGCCAGACAGCGAATCCTCCCTGGAAGTCCTGGAAGTCCCAAATCCTCAGTTAGATGTAGTTGCCATTGATTCTTCTGAATCTGGAGACGAGAAACCAGACAGCCCATCGAAGAAAGATGCCTGGAACTCTGCAGAACAAAACACAATAGAAACTGCTCGTTCTGGCTGCGATGAAGTTAGCTCTACCAGTGAGCTTGGCACCCGCTACAAGGATGGCATTCCTGTAAG TGTTGCAGAAACGCAGACAGTGATCTCCTCCATCAAAGCATCTAAGAACTCTTCAG AAATATCTTCCGAGCCAGGAGATGAAGATGAACCTACAGAAGGAAGCTTTGAAGGACATCAAGCTGCAGTAAATGCAATTCAGATATTTGGAAACTTACTGTATACGTGTTCAGCAGACACAACTGTCAGAGTGTACAATCTGGTG AGTCGGAAGTGTATTGGTGTCTTTGAGGGGCACATTTCCAAAGTGAACTGCCTCCTTGTCACTCACACCTCTGGGAAGAATTCAGTCCTCTACACTGGTTCCAGTGACCACACCATTCGCTGCTATAATGTTAAG actcGAGAATGTATGGAACAGTTACAGCTGGAAGATCGGGTTCTCTGCCTTCATAATAGATGGCGAATCCTTTATGCAGGACTGGCAAATGGCACTGTGGTCACCTTCAATGTAAAG AACAACAAGCGACAGGATGTCTTTGAATGCCATGGCCCTCGGGCCGTCAGCTGTCTCGCCACAGCTCAAGAGGGTGCCCGGAAACTGCTGGTCGTAGGGTCATATGACTGTACCATCAGTGTCCGTGATGCCCGGAACGGACTGCTGCTCAGAACCCTGGAGGGCCACAGCAAGACCGTCCTTTGCATGAAG GTGGTGAACGACCTCGTGTTCAGTGGCTCCAGTGACCAGTCTGTACATGCTCACAACATCCAC ACTGGTGAGCTTGTGCGCATCTATAAAGGCCACAATCACGCAGTGACTGTGGTGAACATCCTGGGGAAAGTGATGGTGACTGCTTGCCTGGACAAGTTTGTTCGTGTCTATGAGTTACAG TCCCATGATCGCCTGCAAGTTTATGGAGGGCACAAAGACATGATTATGTGTATGACCATCCATAAAAGTGTG ATTTACACTGGCTGTTACGATGGCAGCATCCAAGCTGTGAGGCTGAATCTGATGCAGAATTACCGCTGCTGG TGGCATGGCTGTACTCTGATATTTGGCGTTGTGGATCACTTAAAACAACACTTGCTGACCGACCACACCAATCCCAACTTCCAGACGCTGAAGTGTCGCTGGAAGAACTGTGATGCTTTTTTCACAGCCAGGAAAGGATCCAAGCAG GATGCTGCAGGACATATCGAACGACATGCTGAAGATGACAGCAAAATAGATTCGTGA
- the Znf106 gene encoding zinc finger protein 106 isoform X3, with protein sequence MVRERKCILCHIVYGSKKEMDEHMRSMLHHRELENLKGRDSSHECRVCRVTEVGLSAYAKHISGQLHKDNVDAQEREDDGKEEEEEDYFDKELIQLIQERKEQSRQDEPSGNSQEINSEDRQPQWRREERIPYQDRESYNQPARHHRGPAQRDWKWEKDGFNNARKNSFPHSLRNSGGPRGSSGWHKGAARGASTWFHSHSNSGGGWHPNNGMVDWNYNGAGRNSGWHSEGTGGFSSWHMNNSNGNWKSSVRGTNSWNYNSPGDKFQQGRNRNSNYQMEDMTKMWNKKSNKPSKYNQERYKWQWQDSDKAGKYRGPSEGFASDTFPSEGLLEFSFEQRESQTSKQTDTSASKINGKSGGLARERFRRWKPYPSQKTPDLQSALKEVIGNKSETVDKPLFNFSLITAGLQEPDDKTSNAEVPKMRKEVRPGSPSQKALSDSTASYEAVRACPTAEQSEPLRKSNKIPLLKSPLLPLPTPKSASHKHNLKNHSKNSETKSFSPGDCSQLLNKSTLEGSHGSPYTSKSHGLCPDVLKGNKTVSGTQKEPDEKLNDTSQKAQEVQQCPKTLQSLPLSMPRSTENHARESRNVEESPKDSVSTEFQVRSAENDGAAANPEKHGLKNEGVASVTTEVESCSAHSEDKEQGNQILGPSGNLSTSPHNTTVHHKEAELQVTAAASPQSGSLLDLKTSLEEAQASSLVKSDGPFETESFEGTSLDAELQKNDISNQPPGTLLPELSKLGFPASLQRDLSRHISLKSKTATHLPEPNLNSARRIRNVSGHRKSETEKESGLKPTLRQILNPSRRNVNWEQVIQQVTKKKQELGKGLPRFGIEMVPLVQSEQEVLALDEEPDLSSLEGFQWEGVSISSSSGLARKRSLSESSVIVDRTPVYSFFGEEARDLHSQERSTPLSEHRAQESTGEGNSLSSNASSGRAVSSLADAATDSSCTSGAEQNDSHSVRKKRRATGDGSSPELPSLERKNKRRKIKGKKERSQVDQLLSISLREEELSKSLQCMDNNLLQARAALQTAYVEVQRLLMLKQQITMEMSALRTHRIQILQGLQETYEPSEHPDQAPCSLTVREQRSSRSQASLESTLLPAPFSPGFLEPPPSHVPPPSTGTPLQITTSTLQAHATVPDSSVQIKQEPMSPEQEGNMNAVPQGPASNVSKELLQTNRVVSDSSPAYPAIPAAITSASTESCQGANQDLNFSVEQGNSRSRGNSPSCQSPDLPGINRGEESAKGSSGSEEGSSSFLRLSFTPETPAEKETHSPADQPEQRAESSLPSVETRGSKKKKKLRKRKTLRAAHAPDNSDTEQDMFTAKPTRKVKTGKPAKGGKVTTSSWEDSRTGREQETARDEPDSESSLEVLEVPNPQLDVVAIDSSESGDEKPDSPSKKDAWNSAEQNTIETARSGCDEVSSTSELGTRYKDGIPVSVAETQTVISSIKASKNSSEISSEPGDEDEPTEGSFEGHQAAVNAIQIFGNLLYTCSADTTVRVYNLVSRKCIGVFEGHISKVNCLLVTHTSGKNSVLYTGSSDHTIRCYNVKTRECMEQLQLEDRVLCLHNRWRILYAGLANGTVVTFNVKNNKRQDVFECHGPRAVSCLATAQEGARKLLVVGSYDCTISVRDARNGLLLRTLEGHSKTVLCMKVVNDLVFSGSSDQSVHAHNIHTGELVRIYKGHNHAVTVVNILGKVMVTACLDKFVRVYELQSHDRLQVYGGHKDMIMCMTIHKSVIYTGCYDGSIQAVRLNLMQNYRCWWHGCTLIFGVVDHLKQHLLTDHTNPNFQTLKCRWKNCDAFFTARKGSKQDAAGHIERHAEDDSKIDS encoded by the exons GGACAGTAGTCATGAGTGCCGAGTGTGCCGGGTCACAGAAGTGGGTCTCTCTGCATATGCAAAGCACATTTCTGGCCAGTTGCACAAAGATAATGTTGATGCCCAGGAAAGAGAAGATGacggaaaggaagaggaagaggaagattatTTTGACAAGGAACTCATTCAGTtaatacaagaaagaaaagagcaaagtCG ACAAGATGAACCTTCTGGTAACAGCCAAGAAATAAATTCAGAAGATAGGCAACCCCAGTGGAGACGAGAAGAGCGAATCCCTTACCAAGACAGAGAGAGCTATAATCAACCGGCAAGGCACCATCGTGGGCCTGCACAAAGGGACTGGAAATGGGAGAAGGATGGCTTCAACAATGCTAGGAAAAATAGCTTTCCACATTCTCTGAGGAACAGCGGTGGGCCACGAGGAAGTTCTGGGTGGCATAAAGGTGCTGCAAGAGGCGCTTCGACCTGGTTCCACAGTCACAGTAACTCCGGAGGAGGTTGGCATCCAAACAATGGGATGGTGGATTGGAATTATAATGGTGCAGGAAGGAATTCCGGTTGGCATTCTGAAGGAACAGGTGGCTTTTCCAGCTGGCACATGAACAACAGTAACGGAAACTGGAAGTCCAGTGTGCGGGGTACAAATAGTTGGAATTACAATAGCCCTGGAGACAAATTTCAACAGGGCAGAAACAGAAATTCTAACTACCAAATGGAAGACATGACCAAGATGTGGAACAAGAAATCTAATAAGCCAAGCAAGTACAATCAGGAGAGATATAAGTGGCAATGGCAAGACAGTGACAAAGCTGGCAAGTATAGAGGTCCTTCTGAGGGATTTGCAAGTGACACATTTCCTTCGGAAGGTTTACTTGAGTTCAGTTTTGAGCAACGAGAAAGTCAAACCTCTAAACAAACAGACACATCAGCCTCAAAAATTAATGGGAAGAGTGGCGGCTTAGCAAGGGAAAGGTTCCGCCGCTGGAAACCCTACCCTTCCCAGAAGACCCCGGATTTACAGTCAGCCCTGAAAGAAGTCATTGGCAACAAGTCAGAAACGGTGGACAAGCCTCTCTTCAACTTTAGCTTAATCACTGCAGGACTACAAGAACCAGATGATAAGACAAGTAATGCTGAAGTGCCTAAAATGCGAAAAGAAGTACGTCCTGGTTCTCCCAGTCAGAAAGCCCTTTCTGACAGCACGGCTTCCTATGAGGCCGTGAGAGCCTGCCCCACTGCCGAACAGTCTGAGCCACTGCGGAAGTCAAATAAGATTCCATTATTGAAATCCCCACTCCTTCCGCTTCCAACCCCTAAATCAGCTTCTCATAAGCATAATTTAAAGAACCACTCAAAAAACAGTGAAACAAAATCCTTTTCTCCTGGAGATTGTTCACAGCTCCTGAACAAATCCACCTTAGAAGGTAGCCATGGTTCTCCCTACACGTCCAAATCACATGGTTTATGTCCTGATGTTTTAAAGGGGAATAAAACTGTATCAGGCACTCAGAAAGAACCAGATGAAAAGTTAAATGATACATCACAGAAAGCCCAAGAGGTGCAACAGTGTCCCAAAACACTGCAAAGCCTACCCCTTAGCATGCCCAGAAGTACTGAGAACCATGCCAGAGAAAGTAGGAATGTAGAAGAGTCTCCAAAAGACTCTGTGAGCACTGAGTTTCAGGTACGCTCAGCTGAAAATGATGGAGCAGCAGCCAATCCAGAAAAGCATGGCCTGAAAAACGAAGGTGTAGCTTCAGTAACTACAGAGGTTGAGTCCTGCAGCGCTCACAGTGAGGATAAGGAGCAAGGGAACCAGATCCTGGGACCATCTGGGAACCTCTCCACCTCCCCACATAATACCACAGTTCACCACAAAGAGGCTGAGTTACAGGTGACAGCAGCAGCCAGTCCACAGTCTGGCTCACTGCTAGACCTGAAGACCTCTCTAGAAGAGGCACAAGCTAGCAGCCTTGTTAAATCTGATGGACCTTTTGAAACAGAAAGCTTTGAGGGCACTAGCTTGGATGCAGAGCTTCAAAAAAACGATATCAGTAATCAGCCCCCAGGCACACTCCTGCCCGAACTAAGTAAACTTGGTTTTCCTGCCTCACTCCAGAGAGATCTAAGCCGGCACATCAGTTTGAAAAGCAAAACTGCAACACATCTCCCAGAGCCAAACCTCAATAGTGCTCGACGTATTCGCAATGTTAGTGGACATCGAAAAAGTGAAACAGAGAAGGAGTCTGGCCTTAAGCCAACCCTGCGGCAGATTCTGAATCCATCTCGGAGAAATGTCAACTGGGAACAGGTCATTCAACAAGTAACCAAGAAAAAGCAAGAGCTGGGCAAAGGTTTACCCAG gtttggCATAGAAATGGTACCTTTGGTTCAGAGTGAACAGGAAGTCTTGGCTTTAGATGAGGAGCCTGATCTGTCCAGTCTAGAAGGATTCCAGTGGGAAGGTGTTTCCATTTCCTCATCCTCTGGTTTGGCAAGAAAGCGAAGCCTTTCTGAAAGCAGCGTGATCGTGGACAGGACTCCTGTGTACAGCTTCTTTGGTGAGGAAg CCAGAGACCTGCACAGCCAGGAGAGGTCTACACCACTGTCGGAGCATCGTGCCCAGGAGAGCACTGGAGAGGGAAATTCACTCTCATCAAATGCATCTTCAGGTCGCGCCGTCTCCAGCTTAGCAGATGCAGCCACTGACAGCAGCTGCACCTCTGGCGCCGAGCAAAACGACAGCCACAGCGTTAGAAAGAAGCGAAGAGCCACTGGG gaTGGATCATCCCCTGAACTACCAAGTcttgagagaaaaaataaaagaaggaaaattaaaggaaagaaag AACGTTCTCAGGTTGACCAGCTACTAAGCATTTCGTTGAGAGAGGAAGAACTGAGCAAGTCGCTGCAGTGCATGGATAACAACCTCCTGCAGGCGCGTGCCGCTCTGCAGACGGCCTACGTGGAGGTTCAGAGGCTGCTCATGCTCAAGCAGCAG ATAACCATGGAGATGAGTGCGCTGCGGACCCACAGAATACAGATTCTACAAGGATTGCAAG AAACATATGAACCTTCTGAGCACCCAGACCAAGCTCCCTGTAGCCTCACAGTACGAGAACAAAGGAGCAGCCGATCTCAGGCATCTCTTGAGAGCACACTGCTGCCTGCTCCCTTTTCCCCAGGGTTTCTGGAGCCACCTCCTTCCCATGTGCCTCCACCGTCCACTGGAACCCCTCTCCAAATAACCACATCTACCCTCCAAGCCCATGCTACTGTCCCTGACTCATCGGTTCAGATTAAACAAGAGCCCATGTCTCCTGAACAAGAGGGGAATATGAACGCTGTGCCTCAAGGCCCTGCTTCCAATGTGTCCAAGGAATTACTACAGACTAATA GAGTGGTCAGTGACAGCTCTCCAGCTTACCCAGCCATCCCTGCAGCAATAACATCAGCGTCAACAGAAAGTTGCCAGGGGGCTAACCAAGATCTGAATTTTTCTGTGGAGCAAGGAAATTCCAGAAGCAGAGGAAACTCTCCCTCTTGCCAGTCTCCCGATCTTCCCGGCATAAACAGAGGTGAAGAGTCAGCCAAAGGCAGCAGTGGTTCTGAAGAGGGTAGCAGTTCCTTTCTAAGATTGTCTTTTACTCCGGAAACTCCTGCGGAGAAGGAAACTCACTCTCCAGCTGACCAGCCTGAGCAAAGGGCAGAATCCTCACTGCCATCAGTTGAAACTAGAGggagcaagaagaagaagaaacttcGGAAGAGGAAAACCCTGCGGGCTGCCCACGCTCCTGACAACAGCGACACCGAGCAAGACATGTTCACTGCCAAGCCCACAAGAAAGGTAAAAACTGGAAAGCCAGCTAAAGGGGGGAAAGTGACAACCTCCTCCTGGGAAGACAGCAGAACCGGGCGGGAGCAAGAAACCGCCAGAGATGAGCCAGACAGCGAATCCTCCCTGGAAGTCCTGGAAGTCCCAAATCCTCAGTTAGATGTAGTTGCCATTGATTCTTCTGAATCTGGAGACGAGAAACCAGACAGCCCATCGAAGAAAGATGCCTGGAACTCTGCAGAACAAAACACAATAGAAACTGCTCGTTCTGGCTGCGATGAAGTTAGCTCTACCAGTGAGCTTGGCACCCGCTACAAGGATGGCATTCCTGTAAG TGTTGCAGAAACGCAGACAGTGATCTCCTCCATCAAAGCATCTAAGAACTCTTCAG AAATATCTTCCGAGCCAGGAGATGAAGATGAACCTACAGAAGGAAGCTTTGAAGGACATCAAGCTGCAGTAAATGCAATTCAGATATTTGGAAACTTACTGTATACGTGTTCAGCAGACACAACTGTCAGAGTGTACAATCTGGTG AGTCGGAAGTGTATTGGTGTCTTTGAGGGGCACATTTCCAAAGTGAACTGCCTCCTTGTCACTCACACCTCTGGGAAGAATTCAGTCCTCTACACTGGTTCCAGTGACCACACCATTCGCTGCTATAATGTTAAG actcGAGAATGTATGGAACAGTTACAGCTGGAAGATCGGGTTCTCTGCCTTCATAATAGATGGCGAATCCTTTATGCAGGACTGGCAAATGGCACTGTGGTCACCTTCAATGTAAAG AACAACAAGCGACAGGATGTCTTTGAATGCCATGGCCCTCGGGCCGTCAGCTGTCTCGCCACAGCTCAAGAGGGTGCCCGGAAACTGCTGGTCGTAGGGTCATATGACTGTACCATCAGTGTCCGTGATGCCCGGAACGGACTGCTGCTCAGAACCCTGGAGGGCCACAGCAAGACCGTCCTTTGCATGAAG GTGGTGAACGACCTCGTGTTCAGTGGCTCCAGTGACCAGTCTGTACATGCTCACAACATCCAC ACTGGTGAGCTTGTGCGCATCTATAAAGGCCACAATCACGCAGTGACTGTGGTGAACATCCTGGGGAAAGTGATGGTGACTGCTTGCCTGGACAAGTTTGTTCGTGTCTATGAGTTACAG TCCCATGATCGCCTGCAAGTTTATGGAGGGCACAAAGACATGATTATGTGTATGACCATCCATAAAAGTGTG ATTTACACTGGCTGTTACGATGGCAGCATCCAAGCTGTGAGGCTGAATCTGATGCAGAATTACCGCTGCTGG TGGCATGGCTGTACTCTGATATTTGGCGTTGTGGATCACTTAAAACAACACTTGCTGACCGACCACACCAATCCCAACTTCCAGACGCTGAAGTGTCGCTGGAAGAACTGTGATGCTTTTTTCACAGCCAGGAAAGGATCCAAGCAG GATGCTGCAGGACATATCGAACGACATGCTGAAGATGACAGCAAAATAGATTCGTGA